TTACCTGAATGCGCGCTCCAGTTCTTGCCTGCATACTTTTTATAGTTTCACCTCCTTTTCCAATAACAAGACCAACCTAATAAAACACATACCAATACACATGAGACAAATAGTCGAAAGCTGACTGCGAGACTAGTAATTAAACTACAACACTAAATCTCACCTTGTTGTTAGGGACTTTCAAGGAAAACTGTTCCCCTCCAGATTGCTGTCCAGGTAATCTTCGGGAAACTAGACCAGAACCACCAGAATCAGCCTGTATCAGATACATAATGCATTATTAACAAACTGAAAACAGATCAATTAATGGTCGAAAGCATGAGAAGTTGGATATAACTCAACAAAAGAAATACTGGAGTTTGACACTCTTTTAAGTATTGTAAGGCAAAGACTGGTACCTCAGAAAGAACCTCATTAATCAACTGTTCAGCCTTAGCAATTTGGTCTGGAGTACCCATGAGTTCAACTGCTCTGTTTTGAGAATTAGGATCAGCATCCATGTCTCTAGTAACCTGAATTTTGGCTCCAGACTGGAGTTGAAGATACTTGATGGTCTCCCCACCTTTTCCTATAATCACACCAACTCTGCCATTTGGTATTTCAATCTTCTTGCTCTGCCCCGGATAACCATATGAACTTGTAACTGAAGGAGTAACAATGGGCTTGTCTGCAGTCAAGAAAAGCCACAAATATTTAACATCTCAACAAGATCTTAAAACAAACCAGAATTGCTATCATAGTAAAAGCTAAAACCCTACTACCTTGCCAACTAATCACATCAGTGGTAGCCAATTACAAACATGAATACGGTATGGATAattgtatttcatcatcaatattttGTAAGCAGATTATTTTTGGTCAGGTATAGAAGTAGGTGAAAATTGCAATACAGCAATAAAACAACACTTCattgattattaaaaaaacatcaaTCCGTGAATATTGTTCTCCCACAGCAAAAAGGCATAAACACAAATTAACAACAAGTAAACCCTCAAGGAATCAAATCCACCAGCACCATTATTGTAGCAAATATGAATACTATTTGGATATATAGCAAAATACTACAACGGGATGTATAAGATACAATGATACCAGtaaataacaaactaaaatactTGTATCCAAATGGAAAAGAATTTCAGTGAGAACATACatctttatatttaaaaaaaacatctcACCTCCATCTCAAAAAACCAGCACACAAAATCAATAACAGAAAAGGACAGAAAACTCATAAATCGTGTAAACTTGACTACCATACAAACTAATTAAATCAATCGAAGCCAATATAAACACAATTTCGATATTGGGTTTAACGATATCTGTATAAAAATGAACTTCGATTTAATAGAGCAGTATATCAAACAGCAAAGAATTACagaaaattacattttaaaaaaaaatctcaacttCGTGtccgaaaaataaaaaaaaaaactaaagaaaacaCAAAATCCATAACAGCAAAAGGTTAGAAAAAGCTCAGAACCCTTACGTTCATAGGAATCATATCCACCGGCACCACCGCCGTTATTATCAACTCTAGGTTTCTTCGCTTCAGCACTATTCAACAACCTAGCAGCGATCTCCTGAGCCTTCTGCTTAGCCAACTGGAAATCATCCATAGGCGGCGGAACATTGTTGTAAGACGAAGGAGGAGCAGCACCGTCGGGAGAAGATAAGGAAGCGATCGGAGCAGAAAATCCAGTAGGTCTACGTGGACCAGGAGACGGTGCCGTTTGATCATCGTACTTCCTCTTGTTGTTACCGGCATCTGGTGCTCCGTACTGTGCTTCTTCTGCCATTGTTGCTTTCGATTTGCTCAGATTTGGGGGTACAAGGAGAGCAGCGGCGGTAGGGTTTTCGAAACCCTAGTGAGAGAAGTGGTtgtaaagagaatgaacaatTTCGGGTCAACAATGAGTTTTATAGGGATATGACCCATGACTagattagatatttttttattgatagaaATTGGGCCTCAAACTCTCTCCGATCTATCTAAGATCGTGTCCTAAAGCACTTGTAATTTATGTGTATTCGAAGCAAAATTTAAGTTCATCCGTCTTATttactttcttattttatatattaatcagaTAAATATATAGTGTTGATCGAGTGTAGTTATACAATCTTGAAATCAAGTTCATCTGGTTTTTGAtcttttttgaattattgaaTATACTAACTGGATTTGTTGAAATATTGTTTGTTTATCTGTATTATAATTCGTATACAGATTTTAGTTTTTACCAGTTCAGATATGATAAATCAAAGCTCTCAAATAAGAAGTCGTGATGTGTTTTGTTATAATTCTGTAAGTGTTTCCTGCTAAGTTGATGCAGAGTCTTATTCAagtttatgtgttttttgaTCTTTTTTACATTATTGAACCTGCAAACTGTGTTTGTAATTTCTAATTGAATCTACTGAAATATCATTTGTTTATCTGTAGTTTAACTCATATACAGATTTTAGTTTTTACCAATTCAGATATGATAAATCAAAACTCTCAAATAAAAAGTCGTGTTGtgttttgttataattttttcagtGCTTTCTGTTAAGTTAATGCAGAGTCTTATTCAATACCATTTGTTGTAAATTCTTCTCAAGTTATGCTTTAAAGTGATTTTGTAATGCAGTAGatcatattctataactgattGATGAACAGTTTTCAATGAATTGTCGTTACACTAGCAATATATAAGATTCTCATTTTCAACTTATGATCTTTAGTTTTGATAAGATCCATACAATCATTTCTATTGATACAAGATATCTCAATGATACCgagtattcttcaaaaatagtAAGATTATATCTCTTGTATGTGTATTATTCATTCCCtattttattaagtttgaacaatttattttggagaaagtaaataaaattcCCCTCAAACTTTTTTGTCAAACTTATCTTAGCAGTGTAACTTTATGAATGTATAAGTACCCCCTTAAAGAACTTTCAAGTGAGTTAAATATAACATTATACATACAATACCAACTTGGTGGTTAGGAGGTGATATCCACGCGGCCCACATTAGCGCCACCTTAATGACACATTGACAACAAGTCAAAAGTAAAAAGATTtagttttttattcttttttctttttcatacaattttttagTTCTCATTTTCACTGTTACTCGCCTTCTTCATCGTTCCATCTTCTCCATTCCAATACTAAAATTAGAATATCCCTATGGTAGAAAATTAACACAACATAACATGATTTCTTaataatttgatgaatattgtGTATCAAATAGAAATATAGGATTAATTATCATCATTGAAATTAGAGTTGTTAAAGCTTCTACAGTAGCTGAGGCGACTACTTCAAAAGCAATTGTCACAGTCATTATTATATTAGACTTAAAGATTGACATATCTGAAGGTTTTCAAACCTTTTACCTTGGTTGCCAAAAAAATGAGAAcacataaaaagaaagaaaagaaaatatgagaaatggaaGAAAGCTCAGGAAATGAGTGCGGCCGGCGTTCCGTCCAAGTCACTGACgtgctaaatttttttgatgaGATTCAGTGATTTCACGACACCTGATCTTTTTATGGGGGTAGTGATGAACGAGTTAGGAATGGGTAGCAGTGATGTCCTTCAAGATTGAGAAATATTGAACTTGCTGACGTATAGTTATCGTCAAGAATTTTTTCCATCTAGGGAATAGAGAGAGTTAAAACGAGATAAAGGAGATGAAACAAGGAGTCATTGAGTGACGATAAAGTGGACCcacttgttttattttaaatcattttttgttatttatgcatctattttttattacttgTCACGTCAGCCACTGAGGTGTTATTTAATTCACTTACAAATAGTTTAAAGGGGTATTTACATGCACGCGAAGTTATAATACTAAAGTAAATTTCAGGTGACAAGTTTGAGGGGAATTTTATGTATTTCCTCTTTATTTTATCATTGACTGGTTTGTAAGAGCTTGTgcccaaatttcaaaaaaattctaatGACAAAAATTACTTCctgtttttgttcttttcaaatttaattagtgTGATCTCTATTTAGTTTTCAATGTTTGGACgtttcaatataaaaaattaaatctccTAAATTATCAATCACAtacattttttcatcattttcaatcatttcATTGCAACTTCACCCAAAACAATGTTTTAAAGCCATTTAACAATATAGTAGACCAAATACattttatgaatgaatgatgagCAATTTTCGATCAACTCCAATCACACAGATAACAAGTATAATATTAACACgtgaaatttttcttttcaacgATTTATCTTTTAGTCACTAATTTTTTCTGGAGAGACAATCACAAGAAAAgtacttattttttgaaagaaaatctaTTTTCGACCTCTTCACAGCCCAAATCTCAACGagtcaattactcatttttttgAAGGAAAACTTATGATATACTCTTAACCGTTTAGTTTATTAACATGATCGTAATATATGCtatttatacattttaattacaaatgtgtgtatagatatatattttataagtatatgatacacatatttatttaatattaatatatattgtattcATATTTGATAAATTAGATGACCCAAAAATATTAGATTGTAACTTTTTCTTTCTAAACTCAAAGTCACAAATGACGGATCAAAAGTCCAAAATGCTTTGGGCTGAGTTTTGTCcgatgaaaaatgaaatttaattcatataagTCTTTTATAAAAATACTCGTTTGATCGAAAATTTTCAAACGtgttaaaagataaaattattatgcTTACATTAGAGTAGCATATAATGATACATGTCTCTTATATTATTAGATAATCGATCATATTTTTACTTGAGTTTTTGTACAACCTTATCAAAGATAGATGTGAACCTAATAAAAAACACAAGCACtcgataaatttaaaaaaatatatacatatatatatatatgtatatattcaaATTGCTTTCTGCTAGtcacaaatatatacatatatatttttaaattattttcttttagttaaatttcaaactaggtaaaagttaaaagaaaataagtgagTAATAAAGCAAATTTTAATATCACATGTTGTAAGGTGTAACTCACAAGTTTCTCAATGGTAACAACACTAATGTTTaactttattcatttatttatttatttttgtatatttttaaaaattcatttctctccttttttcccctcacatttattaaaaaagtaataGAGTAGTTCAACAATAATTTCCCCCCTTTAAGGTTGGAGTATACACAAACATTTATAAGGTATTTTGCCAGCTTTTCATTCATATAAAgtcactttttttctttatggTAAAAAGTAACGATATTAATATATTCAGTATTATTTCGTAAGAAAAGTTTGGAGAAAGTAaagtatacataaatatattcataaaatataagaGATATTGTCAATATCGTCAAAGAATTATGATCGGATATAAACGTACATATATTTTACACACaaaccataaaaatatatgtatatatttcaaGAATTACTAAAAATACAACAAACTTTCAAAAAATCAAACCCACGATTACGTAACTGCATACAATTGTACGTAATgcaatacataaaaattatcagatcTTATTCGATACTTATCCTGATGAAAGGAAGCACAATTCGCCTCAAACACCATacttattaataaaagaaaataacaaaacaatCAAATTCAAACCCAGAATCCTCTTGTTATCGCGATTAATTATTCGTGCCCATGCATAGTAGACATTGCCACTAAAGCAAGTTTTTGTAGATTCAATTTCACAACAGTATCAGTAAACATTCTTGTATCTTCACCAGTATTCCCTTCTGGAATATCAACAATATATGATTCCAAGACTATAGTAtaaatttttccattttttttaaattcatttactGATGTTACTGATTTATAATTTGTCAATCTATGTTCACCTCCAACAACTCGAAAACtcaaaatatgtttttcatcATCTAATATCTCTAGACGTTCTGTACTTGTTGATGCAGGTATTCCTGACACAACTGTTACTTCTCTTATGCTACCAACTCCGCCATCACCTGTATCGAGTGACCGAGTAACAATTTTCActaaataaacatcaaaatataacaaaaaaatggtTGGTCtaatattttactttaaatgataaaatgtaTATACACGAACAGAAATAAATTCACGAAGAAATCAAAAAGCCctatgtcaatatatatataataaaacgTACTTAGCTACGTAATGTAAGTTAAGTACATGTGACTCCGCcacttattttgaattttttttttgtaagaagGATCAATTACTTATACAATATTTCAATTATTGTATAAAACTGCAACTTTGGTTGATGAgagatattatgatgattaaacatataaaaaatgaatttttgacattataaataaaagataatttaagTATATGTATTATCACTATGatatttttggacaaatttt
This portion of the Solanum pennellii chromosome 12, SPENNV200 genome encodes:
- the LOC107006623 gene encoding abscisic acid receptor PYL2-like, coding for MDGDRQLLVPQGLTQEEFAELEPLIRNYHTFEDLPNTCTSLVTQRIDAPVDVVWPFIRRFDNPEKYKHFIKSCRIVSGDGGVGSIREVTVVSGIPASTSTERLEILDDEKHILSFRVVGGEHRLTNYKSVTSVNEFKKNGKIYTIVLESYIVDIPEGNTGEDTRMFTDTVVKLNLQKLALVAMSTMHGHE